A section of the Euwallacea similis isolate ESF13 chromosome 9, ESF131.1, whole genome shotgun sequence genome encodes:
- the Atf-2 gene encoding uncharacterized protein Atf-2: MSQDPVPAPNDMSLSIHDLEWNKKKQDMIINLGLNSHSQSDETPTPTRFIRNCEQVGLFQDLQNVNPFDEEFKKAIESPLSVCQLPKSSEETTLHTPKIYPLLEDTSTNYCSSVSPPTFTGIDHTAEEENRLIIDLDADYMEIESSTVNFHEKVSLRCVEKSVKRGSKEKEIDEIERVRLLRESNKASQIRHRKRKQDEFERLKAENKKLRAENSTLKGMVLFLKNCCEQLQHETNLTGTVKMTSIPVKSAPIIDAKLLPSSNDNNESKQIPIAPRVVSTTPNTVILLYAQPQTMQNPVILNKEVQGMRNSELRKRILKKRKEDV, from the exons ATGTCCCAAGACCCAGTACCTGCACCTAACGACATGTCATTGTCAATCCATGATCTGGAATGGAATAAAAAGAAGCAAGATATGATCATCAATCTAGGGCTGAACAGCCACTCCCAATcag ATGAAACACCCACTCCGACGAGATTCATTCGTAATTGCGAACAAGTAGGCTTGTTCCAGGACCTTCAGAATGTCAACCCATTTGAtgaggaatttaaaaaagcaattgaaaGCCCCTTGAGCGTATGTCAACTACCAAAGTCCTCTGAAGAGACCACTTTACACACTCCTAAAATTTATCCCTTACTTGAAGACACTAGCACTAATTACTGCAGCAGTGTATCCCCTCCAACATTTACAGGCATTGATCACACTGCAGAGGAAGAGAACCGACTGATTATTGACTTAGATGCAGACTACATGGAAATTGAAAGCTCTACAGtgaattttcatgaaaagGTTAGTCTTCGATGCGTAGAGAAATCTGTGAAAAGGGGGAGTAAAGAGAAGGAAATTGATGAGATTGAACGGGTGAGATTGCTGAGGGAATCAAACAAGGCCTCACAGATCAGGCATCGAAAACGAAAACAGGATGAATTTGAGAGATTAAAAgctgaaaataagaaattgagGGCAGAAAATAGCACACTTAAAGGGATGGTTTTGTTTCTGAAGAACTGCTGTGAGCAGTTACAGCATGAGACAAACTTAACTGGCACTGTAAAAATGACCTCTATACCAGTCAAAAGTGCACCTATAATTGATGCAAAGCTACTGCCAAGCTCTAATGATAATAATGAGTCAAAGCAGATCCCAATAGCACCTAGGGTTGTTTCAACTACCCCTAATACAGTAATCCTGCTTTATGCCCAACCTCAAACAATGCAGAATCCAGTGATATTAAACAAGGAAGTGCAGGGTATGAGAAATTCTGAGTTAAGGAAGAGAATTCTTAAAAAGAGGAAGGAAGATGTCTGA
- the LOC136411177 gene encoding AT-rich interactive domain-containing protein 4B-like, which translates to MQVDDPPYLSVGTAVSAKYKGAFCEAKVSKVDRVVKCKVTFKQSGLGGATVSDNEIRGTLRVGQQVLVKHLDHKELVEATITKIQDCSQYTVVFDDGDITTLRRTALCLKSGRHFNESESLDQLPLTHPEHFGIPVMGGRKGRKNKLLKSESSDEELEDDNEPGFEGYSQDIGRVVSVETGENKRGREKWFPGLIVIPSAQPTVKINTKNEFLIRSFRDDRYYTVPKKEVSEFKRDEKIDSPGLLEAMQKTLKYLDSNELPLHWEKSSLFNVSADSDSDDNVSDESDEEQSEEKDRFVAQLYKYMDDSGTPLNNTPTIAGKDIDLHRLFRVVHKMGGYNRVSNQTKWKSVAGRMRVPVNQNAFNQLKGVYKKCLLSYEGFFRTLGVTMSNPARPIKKDKGRSLIRDKNRTPISSPRPERDDDVSDKSSERKTPLPIEKLEPKPAKKKPEKEANTPKKALSDAGDTPSTSGIRPKRFETAPGSASKTFPPKDQPTTKKLVKPAQGEKVKVVVEKLEALPSSLIGRKEEKVQFTRSKSLTHMGKVTVTTRQREAPAGATKPTAVKIIKKSGLEEKKGKILLDTLPSVYMGDKLIVYYGPTNESKVTYEAKVVDIDRDQTGPVYLVHYTGWNTRYDEWIPANRIAENLTSGVKSKKSCKVPAPVNVKPSTSSGNKNTKKSRVSSISSSREDKTPRSTTPSSVTSSGSVAKSPAAPVVRSSRLAAKLEAKRRRPSDLSESESSESEAELPRTRSGSLKSEELDVKTYRKRTSRGTPKPTQKRSKSEDENESEKPKEKRSRRNKKSSPEESASDEDSNEVKGRDFDLNQIRSELKGFSKALKVPALSQPKETSSSSEDSQEKPPELKKEVTVEVLKIEEEEEEAKPPQPPPSPNSEDIYEFKEPEPFEFETRAKLGEDKSGKKRLPRLFGSLSPGKSESKLDLPEPRTYSRVPKRRHVSEDEEEDDLIEEEEEEDEELTGLNIEKNLDPFDKLIESPNFNLVKTSPEKGSDSKGAGLFSDALFKELPETSDEYSRDMELSDCESQTQIFAREDTLFSTAFSKSPPDRVTPDFSSSKTDEGKTTTNSDDEDIQAQIQRVIALSSSTDEDSADLPVVKPEKSPTPPPATPSKIITVLGQAVTAPPEPNDQIKNEDLTEDHSQEESPPPSKIEPTPIDPPPAPPSPKKPIDPALQETDSSLLESIVSKPPLILNPKLDDTGKELTVKTGTRIADSILQKFNFIKSQSSATNVKSEISISSATEPQPSTSAQLPVVKEEVKKVEQRASLSPVATTSSVKVEVTECRRKKRVKSKAIIEESDSESSGSENLVIGLEGDDGDSRTSSSNKPLAESKGADSNASVQKTNTITDDSESQTTVEEPQHSFIFDNILPKDDVEMTPPAAQPCDVTVTPKELDETKIEAKLEECEPVKEEPKEEDPALHSLLLCEEEIPRSPAPSSEPSGSGDPPSSTSQVHEMPFASAPGSSKMLLEPPKKLHPPPLLMPPVERTVDAQAVIENTPPTTPESTISNLSPRGDNGNISPNSNDSKSIEGEPGFGSRKVSPYSEEDTQIGGDLPPARKPPDTFGGPPMGYRKRRRSLRNSEDGPSGVPPMKRGRKTRARRESDSDDASEHSVAGSGCGGTTPGSINSVYERSARSPRPSKYNFFVEFDPSLDSSQRIAVLQQKLQELRKTYADVKAELAAVERRRKKLRRREREALKTSKQDMACS; encoded by the exons ATG CAGGTGGATGACCCACCCTATCTATCAGTAGGCACAGCGGTCAGTGCAAAATACAAAGGGGCATTTTGTGAGGCCAAAGTGAGCAAAGTGGACAGAGTGGTTAAGTGCAAAGTAACATTCAAACAAAGTGGCCTAGGTGGTGCCACTGTGTCTGACAATGAGATTAGGGGCACCCTCCGAGTGGGCCAGCAAGTGCTCGTCAAACACCTGGACCATAAGGAGCTGGTCGAAGCCACCATCACTAAAATACAGGACTGCAGCCAGTATACTGTTG TTTTTGATGATGGGGACATTACAACCCTCCGGAGGACTGCCCTTTGTTTGAAGAGTGGGAGACATTTTAACGAAAGTGAGTCCTTAGATCAGCTGCCATTGACGCATCCAGAACATTTCGGGATTCCAGTAATGGGTGGTCGGAAAGGCAGGAAGAATAAGTTGTtgaa GAGTGAAAGCAGCGACGAAGAATTAGAGGACGACAATGAGCCCGGCTTTGAGGGCTACAGCCAAGACATAGGCCGCGTGGTCAGCGTGGAGACAGGCGAAAACAAACGCGGCAGGGAAAAGTGGTTTCCCGGCCTAATCGTAATTCCTTCAGCGCAACCCACCGTAAAGATTAACACGAAAAACGAGTTTTTGATCAGATCTTTCCGGGATGATCGATA cTATACAGTCCCGAAGAAGGAGGTCAGTGAATTTAAGCGTGACGAAAAGATTGATAGTCCAGGATTATTGGAAGCCATGCAGAAGACTTTGAAGTACCTGGACTCCAATGAGCTGCCTCTGCATTGGGAAAAAAGCTCGCTGTTCAACGTTTCCGCAGACAGTGACAGTGACGACAACGTTAGCGATGAGAGCGACGAGGAACAGAGCGAGGAGAAAGACCGCTTTGTAGCGCAGCTCTACAAGTACATGGACGATTCTGGCACACCCCTGAACAACACTCCAACCATCGCTGGCAAAGACATCGACCTGCACCGGCTTTTCCGCGTGGTGCACAAGATGGGCGGATACAATCGCGTATCCAATCAAACCAAATGGAAGTCTGTAGCAGGGCGGATGCGAGTGCCCGTCAATCAGAATGCCTTCAATCAGCTGAAGGGAGTTTACAAAAAGTGCTTGCTGAGTTACGAAGGTTTTTTCCGAACGCTGGGCGTCACAATGAGCAATCCAGCAAGACCCATTAAGAAGGACAAAGGAAGAAGTCTCATTCGGGACAAGAATCGAACACCTA taagtAGCCCCCGTCCAGAAAGGGACGATGATGTCTCAGATAAATCTTCAGAACGCAAAACTCCGTTACCTATCGAAAAACTTGAGCCCAAACCCGCCAAAAAGAAGCCAGAGAAAGAAGCAAATACCCCGAAGAAAGCCTTAAGTGACGCTGGAGACACTCCTTCTACCTCAGGGATTCGCCCTAAGCGTTTCGAAACTGCCCCTGGCTCCGCGTCCAAGACTTTTCCCCCAAAAGACCAACCCACAACCAAGAAACTTGTCAAACCTGCACAGGGAGAAAAAGTGAAGGTTGTGGTGGAAAAACTTGAGGCTCTACCTTCTTCCCTAATAGgtagaaaagaagaaaaagtgcAGTTTACACGATCCAAGTCTTTGACTCATATGGGAAAAGTGACGGTGACTACGAGGCAAAGAGAAGCTCCTGCGGGAGCTACTAAGCCTACAGCagtaaaaatcataaaaaaaagtggtCTAGAGGAGAAGAAAGGGAAAATTTTGTTGGATACTCTACCTAGCGTCTACATGGGAGATAAACTCATTGTCTATTACGGCCCGACTAACGAGTCTAAAGTGACTTATGAAGCCAAGGTTGTGGATATTGATAGAGACCAAACGGGGCCTGTGTATTTGGTGCATTACACCGGATGGAACACACGGTATGATGAGTGGATCCCAGCGAATCGTATAGCCGAAAATCTGACGTCTGGTGTCAAGTCTAAGAAGTCTTGCAAGGTGCCCGCACCTGTCAACGTCAAACCTTCAACCTCCTCTGGCAATAAGAATACAAAGAAAAGCCGCGTTTCTTCAATATCAAGCAGTCGAGAAGATAAAACTCCAAGATCAACAACTCCTTCGAGTGTGACTTCATCAGGAAGTGTCGCGAAAAGCCCTGCAGCTCCAGTGGTGCGTTCTAGTCGCCTTGCAGCGAAACTCGAAGCTAAAAGACGAAGACCTTCGGATCTTTCGGAAAGCGAAAGCTCTGAGAGTGAAGCGGAACTGCCTAGAACACGTAGCGGCAGCCTCAAATCTGAGGAATTAGACGTAAAAACATATCGCAAGCGTACCTCACGCGGGACACCTAAACCCACTCAAAAGCGCTCTAAATCTGAGGACGAAAACGAGTCTGAAAAGCCTAAAGAGAAACGCAGCAGGCGCAACAAAAAATCTTCTCCTGAAGAAAGTGCTTCAGATGAAGACAGCAATGAGGTCAAAGGTCGCGATTTTGACTTAAACCAAATCCGATCGGAGCTCAAGGGCTTTTCCAAGGCATTAAAAGTTCCGGCTTTATCTCAACCCAAAGAAACTTCTTCCTCGTCCGAAGATTCTCAAGAAAAACCTCCAGAACTCAAAAAGGAAGTCACagtggaagttttaaaaattgaggaaGAGGAAGAGGAAGCAAAACCTCCACAACCTCCTCCTTCGCCCAACTCCGAAGACATTTACGAGTTCAAGGAGCCGGAACCTTTCGAATTCGAAACGCGGGCTAAGTTGGGCGAGGACAAAAGCGGAAAGAAGAGACTGCCAAGACTCTTTGGCTCTCTCTCTCCTGGCAAAAGTGAAAGTAAGCTGGATCTGCCTGAACCAAGAACATATTCTAGGGTACCCAAAAGGAGACACGTTTCCGAAGACGAAGAAGAGGACGATTTGAtcgaggaggaggaggaggaggacgAAGAATTGACGGGCTTGAATATCGAGAAGAATCTGGATCCCTTTGATAAACTCATAGAGTCACCCAACTTCAATTTGGTAAAAACCTCACCCGAAAAGGGCAGCGATAGCAAAGGCGCG GGTCTATTTTCGGACGCGCTGTTCAAAGAACTCCCGGAGACCTCCGACGAGTACAGCAGGGACATGGAGTTATCCGACTGCGAGTCGCAGACACAAATCTTTGCTCGAGAAGATACATTGTTCTCTACCGCTTTTTCCAAGTCGCCGCCCGATCGGGTTACTCCTGATTTTTCCAGCAGCAAAACCGACGAGGGCAAAACGACTACGAATAGCGACGACGAAGACATTCAAGCACAGATTCAGCGAGTAATCGCCCTTAGCTCCTCCACTGACGAGGATAGCGCGGACCTTCCCGTTGTTAAACCTGAAAAATCACCCACTCCGCCTCCTGCAACTCCCAGCAAAATAATCACTGTCCTAGGACAAGCCGTGACAGCCCCTCCTGAGCCGAatgatcaaattaaaaatgaagacCTGACAGAGGATCATTCCCAAGAGGAATCACCACCTCCAAGCAAAATCGAACCTACTCCTATTGACCCTCCACCAGCGCCTCCCTCACCTAAGAAACCTATTGACCCAGCTCTGCAAGAGACCGATAGCTCCCTTCTAGAATCCATTGTCTCCAAACCACCTCTCATCCTCAATCCCAAACTAGACGACACAGGGAAAGAACTAACAGTCAAGACTGGCACTCGAATCGCCGACtctattttgcaaaaattcaactttatCAAGAGTCAATCATCTGCAACCAATGTCAAGAGTGAGATCAGTATTAGTAGCGCAACAGAACCGCAGCCTTCTACGTCTGCACAGTTGCCAGTGGTAAAGGAAGAAGTGAAGAAAGTGGAGCAGAGGGCGTCGTTGTCCCCCGTGGCCACGACGTCCTCTGTGAAGGTGGAAGTAACGGAATGTCGCCGCAAAAAGCGGGTGAAGAGTAAAGCGATCATCGAAGAATCGGACAGCGAGAGCAGCGGCTCGGAGAACTTGGTGATCGGGCTGGAAGGTGATGATGGAGACTCGAGGACCAgttcgtcaaataaacctctAGCGGAAAGTAAAGGGGCGGACAGTAATGCGTCAGTGCAG aaaacCAACACGATAACTGACGACTCCGAATCACAAACGACAGTCGAAGAACCTCAACATAGCTTCATCTTCGACAATATTTTACCGAAAGATGACGTTGAAATGACTCCTCCTGCTGCTCAACCATGTGACGTGACCGTGACCCCCAAGGAGCTCGATGAGACAAAAATAGAGGCTAAACTAGAGGAATGTGAACCAGTTAAAGAGGAACCCAAGGAGGAGGATCCTGCTTTGCACTCTTTGCTTTTGTGTGAGGAAGAGATTCCTAGGAGCCCTGCTCCGTCGTCGGAACCTTCAGGAAGTGGAGACCCTCCCTCTTCGACATCACAAGTACATGAAATGCCCTTCGCTAGTGCTCCTGGTAGCAGTAAAATGCTATTGGAACCACCGAAAAAGCTTCATCCGCCTCCATTGCTGATGCCTCCAGTGGAGCGGACGGTAGATGCTCAGGCTGTCATCGAGAATACTCCTCCCACTACTCCTGAGAGCACCATCAGTAATTTATCTCCCCGAGG GGATAATGGGAACATTTCTCCTAACTCAAATGACAGTAAATCTATAGAAGGAGAACCTGGTTTCGGCAGCAGGAAAGTATCTCCTTACAGCGAGGAGGACACGCAGATTGGCGGTGACTTGCCACCAGCCCGAAAGCCTCCAGATACATTCGGTGGACCCCCGATGGGGTACCGAAAAAGGCGGCGGTCGCTGCGTAACTCCGAGGATGGACCATCGGGGGTACCCCCCATGAAACGGGGAAGAAAAACCAGAGCGAGACGGGAGAGTGATAGCGATGATGCCAGTGAGCATTCCGTGGCTGGCAGCGGCTGTGGAGGCACCACTCCCGGAAGCATCAATTCAGTGTACGAAAGATCTGCGCGCTCTCCTAGACCGTCCAAGTACAATTTCTTCGTGGAGTTTG ACCCGAGTCTAGACAGCAGTCAGAGGATTGCGGTGCTGCAACAAAAGCTGCAAGAGCTGCGAAAAACATATGCAGATGTCAAAGCCGAGCTAGCGGCTGTGGAACGCAGGCGGAAAAAGCTTCGACGGCGGGAAAGGGAAG CTCTGAAAACATCAAAGCAAGATATGGCATGTTCGTGA
- the Sdhaf3 gene encoding succinate dehydrogenase assembly factor 3, mitochondrial — protein MPHAHNVRTLYKLILRLHRGLPEELQFLGTKYTQEEFRRHKNCTPHEVAVFMKEWSNYAIVLAQQLGATRAASRVQFGQTLPGELLDNLRDEQIVQLYELMEAARAPKGSGKEE, from the exons ATGCCCCATGCCCACAACGTCCGTACCCTTTACAAACTGATCCTGAGACTTCACCGAGGCTTGCCTGAAGAACTCCAATTTCTGGGCACTAAATATACCCAGGAAGAGTTTAGAAGGCATAAAAACTGTACCCCTCACGAGGTAGCTGTGTTCATGAAAGAGTGGTCT AACTATGCTATAGTGTTGGCGCAGCAGCTGGGGGCTACTAGGGCTGCGAGTAGGGTCCAATTTGGTCAGACCCTGCCAGGGGAGTTGTTGGATAATTTGCGGGATGAGCAAATAGTACAGCTGTATGAGCTCATGGAGGCTGCAAGGGCTCCCAAGGGAAGTGGAAAAGAGGAATAA
- the LOC136411038 gene encoding dual specificity protein phosphatase CDC14A-like — MERQFKNLQTEIKRIVEISPHTLYFAVLRGTPPECADSSAIGIWSNFIVDEELIYQNYYFDFGSLNILCLYKYCLKVNKYLQQYARGIVYYTTSHPDRNAYTAYLMGCFCVLYLKILPKEIIKFLKRLDRLSKAFFDASQFICPFVLKMLNCFQTIVKGNTFNFSNFVGFNSSEYDLYNKLKYDDINWLLPRKFLAFIGPADDNNARSLEFYIKYFPKNDVKTVIGLNNTIYDSYAFMRVRIQHYDLFFPDGSAPSKAIFLKFLYIAECALAAMGVFFHFKKLVICFYVYSFLQSLVHYQ, encoded by the exons ATGGAACGACAATTCAAGAATCTCCAAACGGAAATCAAACGTATCGTCGAGATTTCTCctcacaccctgtatttcgcCGTCCTGAGAGGCACTCCTCCAGAGTGTGCAGACTCGAGTGCGATAGGAATTTGGTCTAACTTCATTGTAGACGAGGAACTGATCTATCAGAACTATTACTTCGATTTCGGTTCTTTGAACATACTTTGTCTTTATAAGTATTGTCTGAAAGTAAACAAGTACCTGCAGCAATATGCTAGGGGGATTGTGTATTACACCACCTCGCACCCGGACAGAAACGCTTATACTGCCTATTTGATGGGATGCTTTTGCGTGCTTTACTTGAAGATACTGCCCAAGGAAATcataaagtttttgaaaagaCTAGATCGTTTAAGTAAa GCCTTTTTTGACGCCTCTCAATTCATCTGTCCATTCGTCTTGAAGATGCTGAATTGCTTCCAAACGATCGTTAAAGGGAATACATTCAATTTCTCTAATTTCGTCGGCTTTAATTCATCGGAATATGATTTGTATAATAAACTAAAGTATGATGACATTAACTGGCTACTGCCCAGGAAGTTTCTGGCTTTCATAGGGCCGGCGGATGATAATAACGCGCGCTCTCTTGAATTCTACATCAAATACTTCCCAAAAAATGATGTGAAGACTGTGATCGGATTGAATAATACGATCTATGACTCATACGC GTTCATGCGAGTGAGGATCCAACACTACGATCTCTTTTTTCCCGACGGCTCTGCGCCCTCCAAAGCGATTTTCCTTAAGTTTTTATACATTGCAGAGTGTGCGCTTGCGGCCATGGgcgtttttttccattttaagaAATTGGTCATATGTTTCTATGTGTATTCATTCTTACAATCTCTTGTACACTACCAATAA
- the LOC136410946 gene encoding proteasome subunit beta type-5-like, with amino-acid sequence MSLAEICGMEDFEAFRTERRTDDDISQLCGNFSNHIELGVPPFENPVQNLSQLVKDESGREINIQFDHGTTTLGFMYKGGVILAVDSRATGGAFIGSQTMKKIVEINDFLLGTLAGGAADCVYWDRVLAKQCRMYELRNRERISVAAASKLMSNMVYNYKGMGLSMGMMLAGWDKRGPQLYYIDSEGTRTPGKVFSVGSGSIYAFGVLDSEYKWDLTDEEAYDLGQRSIYHATHRDAYSGGIVRVYHMKQTGWVHIENNDCNDLHYKYQAEKEAIENQL; translated from the exons ATGAGTTTGGCGGAAATATGTGGAATGGAGGATTTCGAAGCCTTCAGAACCGAGCGGCGCACCGACGACGATATTTCGCAGCTTTGCGGGAACTTTTCCAACCATATTGAACTTGGGGTGCCCCCTTTTGAAAAC CCCGTCCAAAACCTCTCTCAACTGGTCAAAGATGAATCGGGCCGTGAAATCAACATCCAGTTCGACCATGGCACCACCACACTTGGCTTCATGTACAAAGGTGGGGTGATCCTTGCGGTAGACTCTCGAGCAACGGGTGGAGCATTTATCGGATCACAAACTATGAAGAAAATCGTTGAAATTAACGATTTCTTACTGGGTACTCTAGCTGGGGGAGCGGCTGACTGCGTCTATTGGGACCGAGTCCTTGCCAAACAATGTAGAATGTATGAGCTCAGAAACCGGGAGAGAATCTCTGTGGCAGCCGCCTCAAAGCTCATGTCTAATATGGTCTACAATTATAAAGGGATGGGGCTTAGTATGGGGATGATGCTTGCTGGGTGGGATAAAAGGGGGCCTCAGTTGTACTACATTGACTCAGAGGGGACTAGGACTCCTGGTAAAGTATTCAGTGTGGGATCTGGGAGCATTTATGCCTTTGGAGTGTTAGACTCTGAGTATAAGTGGGATTTAACTGATGAGGAGGCTTATGATTTAGGGCAGAGATCCATTTATCATGCCACACACAGAGATGCCTATTCAG GGGGTATTGTCAGGGTTTATCACATGAAGCAGACTGGATGGGTGCATATTGAGAATAATGATTGTAATGATTTGCATTACAAGTACCAGGCTGAGAAAGAGGCCATTGAGAATCAGCTTtag